The Callospermophilus lateralis isolate mCalLat2 chromosome 15, mCalLat2.hap1, whole genome shotgun sequence genome window below encodes:
- the Slc18a3 gene encoding vesicular acetylcholine transporter has translation MEPAAPAGQARAAATKLSEAVDAALQEPQRQRRLVLVIVCVALLLDNMLYMVIVPIVPDYIAHMRGGSESPTLTSEVWEPTLPPPTLANASAYTANTSSPTAAGPVRSILRPRYPTESEDVKIGVLFASKAILQLLVNPLSGPFIDRMSYDVPLLIGLGVMFASTVMFAFAEDYATLFAARSLQGLGSAFADTSGIAMIADKYPEEPERSRALGVALAFISFGSLVAPPFGGILYEFAGKRVPFLVLAAVSLFDALLLLAVAKPFSAAARARANLPVGTPIHRLMLDPYIAVVAGALTTCNIPLAFLEPTIATWMKNTMAASEWEMGMAWLPAFVPHVLGVYLTVRLAARYPHLQWLYGALGLAVIGASSCIVPACRSFAPLVVSLCGLCFGIALVDTALLPTLAFLVDVRHVSVYGSVYAIADISYSVAYALGPIVAGHIVHSLGFEQLSLGMGLANLLYAPVLLLLRNVGLLTRSRSERDVLLDEPPQGLYDAVRLRERSVPGPDGEPCSPPGPFDRCEDDYNYYYTHS, from the coding sequence ATGGAACCTGCGGCACCGGCCGGCCAGGCCCGGGCAGCGGCCACCAAGCTGTCGGAAGCGGTGGATGCGGCACTGCAAGAGCCCCAGAGGCAGCGGCGCCTGGTGCTGGTTATCGTGTGCGTGGCGCTGTTACTGGACAACATGCTGTACATGGTCATCGTACCCATCGTGCCCGACTACATCGCTCACATGCGCGGGGGCAGCGAGAGCCCCACCCTGACCTCCGAGGTGTGGGAGCCCACCCTGCCGCCGCCCACTTTGGCTAATGCTAGCGCCTACACTGCCAACACCTCGTCCCCGACGGCTGCCGGGCCTGTCCGATCGATCTTGCGGCCTCGCTACCCCACGGAAAGTGAAGATGTGAAAATTGGGGTTCTGTTTGCCTCCAAGGCCATACTGCAGTTGCTGGTGAATCCCTTGAGCGGGCCCTTCATTGACCGCATGAGCTACGATGTGCCGCTGCTTATTGGCTTGGGCGTTATGTTTGCCTCCACAGTTATGTTCGCCTTCGCCGAGGACTACGCCACGCTGTTCGCAGCACGCAGCCTGCAGGGCCTGGGTTCAGCCTTCGCCGACACCTCCGGCATTGCCATGATCGCGGACAAGTATCCTGAGGAGCCCGAGCGCAGTCGAGCGCTGGGCGTGGCGCTGGCGTTCATCAGTTTTGGAAGCCTAGTGGCGCCGCCCTTCGGGGGCATCCTCTATGAGTTCGCTGGAAAGCGCGTGCCCTTTCTGGTGCTTGCTGCCGTGTCACTCTTCGACGCGCTGTTGCTGTTGGCGGTGGCCAAGCCCTTCTCTGCAGCTGCACGCGCTCGAGCCAACCTGCCAGTGGGCACGCCCATCCATCGCCTCATGCTGGACCCTTACATCGCTGTGGTAGCCGGCGCGCTGACCACTTGCAACATTCCCCTAGCCTTCCTCGAGCCCACTATCGCCACGTGGATGAAGAACACGATGGCGGCGTCGGAGTGGGAGATGGGAATGGCCTGGTTGCCGGCCTTTGTGCCCCACGTGCTAGGTGTCTACCTCACCGTACGCCTGGCAGCGCGCTATCCACACCTGCAGTGGCTGTATGGTGCGCTGGGGCTGGCAGTGATTGGCGCCAGCTCGTGCATTGTGCCAGCCTGCCGCTCCTTCGCGCCGCTAGTGGTCTCCCTCTGTGGCCTCTGCTTCGGCATTGCACTAGTGGACACCGCGCTGCTGCCCACGTTAGCCTTTCTCGTGGACGTGCGCCACGTCTCAGTCTACGGCAGTGTCTATGCCATCGCTGACATCTCCTATTCCGTGGCCTACGCGCTCGGGCCCATAGTAGCTGGCCATATTGTACACTCGCTTGGCTTTGAGCAGCTCAGCCTTGGCATGGGCCTGGCCAACCTGCTCTATGCGCCGGTCCTGTTGCTCCTGCGTAACGTGGGCCTCCTGACGCGCTCCCGGTCGGAACGGGATGTGCTGCTCGACGAGCCGCCGCAGGGTCTGTACGACGCGGTGCGCCTACGTGAGCGTTCTGTGCCGGGCCCGGATGGCGAGCCTTGCAGCCCGCCTGGCCCTTTTGACCGGTGCGAGGATGACTACAACTACTACTACACACACAGCTAG